One genomic window of Sphingopyxis sp. OPL5 includes the following:
- a CDS encoding cupin-like domain-containing protein, giving the protein MSDWLASAAPVAAVEAPDAAAALAEAAARPLVLRGLAAHWPAVAAGRAGPDAMAQLLKGYGEGAAMNVFTAPPGMAGHYFYRDDMAGFNFRTEQARVGPLLDRLLWASEQPAPPSFYAGSVAAADFMPGFLADHRLPLDTPGATPRMWIGNDSHIATHFDQSDNVAVVVSGVRRFVLFPPEQVANLYLGPLNKTPAGQPVSMVAVDDPDLARYPRFAGAMEAAQVATLGPGDAIFIPSLWWHNIRATGPLNLMVNYWLDARAGSSPLLAFAHALLAIRDLPAAERAAWRTWFDHYIFGDDGAAAADHLPPHARGVQGAASPERDETIRNFVLRGLMGPR; this is encoded by the coding sequence ATGAGCGATTGGCTGGCCAGCGCCGCGCCGGTCGCCGCGGTCGAAGCGCCCGATGCCGCGGCGGCGCTGGCCGAGGCGGCGGCGCGCCCGCTGGTGCTGCGCGGGCTGGCCGCCCACTGGCCCGCTGTCGCTGCGGGCCGCGCCGGACCCGATGCGATGGCGCAATTGCTCAAAGGCTATGGCGAGGGCGCGGCGATGAACGTCTTCACCGCGCCACCGGGCATGGCCGGCCATTATTTCTATCGCGACGATATGGCGGGATTCAATTTCCGCACCGAACAGGCGCGCGTGGGGCCGCTGCTCGACCGGCTGCTGTGGGCGAGCGAGCAGCCCGCCCCGCCGAGCTTCTACGCCGGGTCGGTCGCGGCGGCCGATTTCATGCCGGGCTTCCTTGCCGACCACCGCCTTCCCCTCGACACCCCGGGGGCGACGCCGCGGATGTGGATCGGCAACGACAGCCATATCGCGACCCATTTCGACCAGTCGGACAATGTCGCCGTTGTCGTGTCGGGTGTCCGCCGCTTCGTCCTCTTCCCGCCCGAGCAGGTGGCGAACCTCTACCTCGGCCCGCTCAACAAGACCCCGGCGGGGCAGCCGGTGAGCATGGTCGCGGTCGACGACCCCGACCTCGCGCGTTACCCGCGCTTCGCCGGCGCGATGGAGGCGGCCCAGGTCGCGACCCTCGGCCCCGGCGATGCGATCTTCATCCCGTCGCTGTGGTGGCACAATATCCGCGCCACGGGGCCGCTCAACCTGATGGTCAATTACTGGCTCGACGCGCGCGCGGGGAGTTCGCCGCTGCTCGCCTTTGCCCATGCGCTGCTCGCGATCCGCGACCTGCCCGCCGCCGAGCGCGCGGCGTGGCGGACCTGGTTCGACCATTATATCTTCGGCGACGACGGCGCGGCGGCCGCCGATCATCTGCCGCCGCATGCGCGCGGCGTGCAGGGCGCGGCATCGCCCGAACGCGACGAGACGATCCGCAACTTCGTGCTGCGCGGGCTGATGGGGCCGCGTTAA
- a CDS encoding glycoside hydrolase family 3 protein, whose translation MMRKHIWLLSLMLSACAVQSGAREAPLLLAPVPPEATAHPEKWPAPTWPLPRDAATEARIAALIARMTVEEKVGQIVQADIGSATPADAKTYHLGSILNGGSSGPGGDDFAAPGKWLALADAFYAASVDSSGGGVAIPIIWGTDAVHGHSNIIGATLFPHNVGLGAARDPDLIERIARATALEIRTTGMEWTFAPTVTVPQDYRWGRAYEGYSSDPALVSDYVGRMVRGLQGPANGKDLLKGPYVIASTKHFLADGGTVDGRDQGDARISEEQLRDIHGAPYVPALSEGVATIMVSFSGWNGVKNTGNKSLLTDLLKDHMGFDGFLVSDWNAHGQVAGCTNASCPQVINAGLDMVMAPDSWKAMWTSLVAQAKDGTVPMARLDDAVARILRVKMRLGLFEAGKPSSRRYAGQWDLLGAPDHRAIAREAVRKSLVLLKDQGGVLPIKPGSHVLVAGDAADDIGRQSGGWTISWQGTDVTNANFPGATSIWKGIDDAVTAAGGSAELAPDGAYRKKPDAAIVVFGETPYAEFQGDLKTLQLRPDLRAPFATMQKLKAQGVPVIAVMISGRPLFMNPELNTADAFVAAWLPGSEGAGVADLLIAGKDGKARFDFTGKLPTAWPATARADGPVLFPFGYGLGLADDRAWTRLSEDPGVTDSDSGTNWFARGVPAASWSLRVMDGAGDTTRISSVPAKALGGRVTVTATDHIVQEGARQFAIAGGPATVEVSSHAPVELTRESNGDLLLVATMRVDQPPAEPAMLVFNRTAIPFAALATAPLGEWRSYGVPLKCFAAKGADMTRVETPFRLTTEGAARFSLADVRLASTADVMIPCP comes from the coding sequence ATGATGCGCAAGCATATCTGGCTGCTTTCCCTGATGCTATCGGCCTGCGCGGTCCAGAGCGGCGCTCGGGAAGCGCCGCTGCTGCTCGCCCCGGTCCCGCCCGAGGCAACCGCGCACCCCGAAAAATGGCCGGCGCCGACATGGCCTTTGCCGCGCGATGCCGCGACCGAGGCGCGCATCGCCGCGCTCATCGCGCGCATGACGGTCGAGGAAAAGGTCGGGCAGATCGTCCAGGCCGATATCGGCAGCGCCACCCCCGCCGACGCCAAAACCTATCATCTGGGATCGATCCTCAACGGCGGCAGCAGCGGCCCCGGGGGCGACGATTTCGCCGCGCCCGGAAAATGGCTGGCGCTGGCCGACGCCTTCTACGCGGCGTCGGTGGACAGCAGCGGCGGCGGGGTCGCGATCCCGATCATCTGGGGCACCGACGCGGTGCACGGCCACAGCAATATCATCGGCGCGACGCTGTTCCCGCACAATGTCGGGCTGGGCGCGGCGCGCGATCCCGATCTGATCGAGCGCATCGCGCGCGCGACCGCGCTCGAAATCCGCACCACGGGCATGGAATGGACCTTCGCCCCGACCGTCACCGTGCCGCAGGATTACCGCTGGGGCCGCGCCTATGAAGGCTATTCTTCGGACCCGGCGTTGGTCAGCGACTATGTCGGGCGGATGGTGCGCGGGCTGCAGGGTCCCGCCAATGGCAAGGACCTGCTCAAGGGCCCTTATGTCATCGCCTCGACCAAGCATTTTCTTGCCGACGGCGGCACCGTCGACGGGCGCGACCAGGGCGATGCGCGGATCAGCGAAGAGCAGCTCCGCGATATTCACGGCGCCCCCTATGTGCCCGCCCTCAGCGAGGGCGTCGCGACGATCATGGTCAGCTTCTCGGGCTGGAACGGGGTCAAGAACACCGGCAACAAGTCGCTGCTCACCGACCTGCTGAAAGATCATATGGGCTTCGACGGCTTTCTGGTCAGCGACTGGAACGCGCATGGCCAGGTCGCCGGATGCACCAACGCGTCGTGTCCGCAGGTGATCAACGCCGGGCTCGACATGGTGATGGCGCCCGACAGCTGGAAGGCGATGTGGACCTCGCTCGTCGCGCAGGCGAAGGACGGCACGGTGCCGATGGCGCGGCTCGACGATGCGGTCGCGCGCATCCTGCGCGTCAAGATGCGGCTTGGGCTGTTCGAGGCCGGCAAGCCGTCGAGCCGGCGCTATGCCGGGCAATGGGATTTGCTCGGTGCGCCCGACCACCGCGCGATCGCGCGCGAGGCGGTGCGCAAGTCGCTGGTGCTGCTGAAGGATCAGGGCGGCGTTTTGCCGATCAAGCCGGGCAGCCACGTGCTGGTCGCGGGGGACGCCGCCGACGATATCGGGCGCCAGTCGGGCGGCTGGACGATCAGCTGGCAGGGCACCGACGTCACCAACGCCAACTTCCCCGGCGCGACATCGATCTGGAAAGGGATCGACGATGCGGTGACGGCCGCAGGCGGCAGCGCCGAGCTGGCCCCCGACGGCGCCTACCGGAAAAAGCCCGACGCGGCGATCGTCGTGTTCGGCGAGACCCCCTATGCCGAATTCCAGGGCGACCTGAAAACGCTCCAGCTCCGCCCCGACCTGCGCGCGCCGTTCGCGACGATGCAGAAACTGAAGGCGCAGGGCGTACCGGTCATCGCGGTGATGATCAGCGGGCGCCCGCTGTTCATGAACCCCGAACTCAACACGGCGGACGCCTTTGTCGCGGCGTGGCTTCCGGGCTCCGAAGGCGCGGGCGTCGCCGATCTGCTGATCGCGGGCAAGGACGGCAAAGCGCGCTTCGACTTTACCGGCAAATTGCCCACCGCCTGGCCCGCCACCGCGCGCGCCGACGGACCGGTGCTTTTCCCCTTCGGCTATGGACTGGGGCTGGCGGACGACAGGGCATGGACCCGATTGTCCGAAGACCCCGGGGTCACGGACAGCGACAGCGGCACCAACTGGTTCGCGCGCGGCGTCCCCGCCGCGTCCTGGTCGCTGCGCGTGATGGACGGCGCGGGCGACACGACACGGATCAGCAGCGTCCCGGCCAAGGCGCTCGGCGGCCGGGTCACCGTCACCGCGACCGACCATATCGTCCAGGAAGGCGCGCGGCAGTTCGCGATCGCGGGCGGCCCCGCGACGGTCGAAGTGTCGAGCCACGCGCCCGTTGAACTGACACGCGAAAGCAATGGCGACTTGCTGCTGGTCGCGACGATGCGCGTCGACCAGCCCCCGGCCGAACCGGCGATGCTGGTCTTCAACCGGACCGCGATTCCCTTCGCCGCGCTGGCGACCGCGCCGCTCGGCGAATGGCGCAGCTATGGCGTGCCGCTCAAATGCTTTGCTGCTAAAGGCGCCGACATGACCAGGGTCGAGACTCCCTTCCGGCTGACCACCGAGGGCGCGGCGCGCTTCAGCCTCGCCGACGTCCGGCTGGCGTCGACCGCGGATGTCATGATCCCCTGCCCATGA
- the ftsE gene encoding cell division ATP-binding protein FtsE, translated as MTDSAGPRPGGAMVEFDRVGLRYGPDAEVLADISFNLQPGSFYFLTGPSGAGKTSLLKMLYLAQRPSRGLVRLFGEDLVSMPRQRLPGFRRRIGVVFQDFRLIPHLSARDNIALPLRIAGVSEEDLSGPVGEMLSWIGLDDRAHARPATLSGGEQQRVAIARAVIARPQLLVADEPTGNVDPEMAMRLLGLFEALNRLGTTVVVATHDIHLISRIDNAQMMRLEKGRLADPTGALRYPPANKV; from the coding sequence ATGACGGACAGCGCCGGCCCGCGCCCCGGCGGCGCGATGGTCGAATTCGACCGCGTCGGGCTGCGCTACGGCCCCGACGCCGAGGTTCTCGCCGACATCAGCTTCAACCTGCAACCCGGCAGCTTCTATTTCCTCACCGGCCCGTCGGGTGCGGGCAAGACGTCGCTTTTGAAGATGCTCTATCTGGCGCAGCGCCCGAGCCGTGGCCTGGTGCGGCTGTTCGGCGAGGATCTGGTGTCGATGCCGCGCCAGCGCCTGCCCGGTTTTCGCCGCCGCATCGGGGTGGTGTTCCAGGACTTCCGGCTGATCCCGCATTTGAGCGCCCGCGACAATATCGCGCTGCCGCTGCGCATCGCCGGGGTCAGCGAAGAGGATCTGTCGGGTCCGGTCGGCGAAATGCTGAGCTGGATCGGACTCGACGACCGTGCCCATGCGCGCCCGGCGACGCTGTCGGGCGGCGAGCAGCAGCGCGTCGCGATCGCGCGCGCGGTGATCGCGCGCCCGCAACTACTCGTCGCCGATGAACCAACGGGCAACGTCGACCCTGAAATGGCGATGCGCCTGCTCGGATTGTTCGAGGCGCTCAACCGGCTCGGCACCACCGTCGTCGTCGCGACCCACGACATCCACCTGATCAGCCGCATCGACAATGCCCAGATGATGCGGCTGGAAAAGGGGCGGCTCGCCGACCCGACCGGGGCGCTGCGCTATCCGCCAGCGAACAAGGTGTGA
- a CDS encoding glycoside hydrolase family 5 protein gives MKKAMVLIAAMTCLSLPAAGLAAPRGLPVGQCINMGNSLEPPTETGWGGHAIADADFANIAGAGFKTIRLPVRWDSHAAKNAPYTIEPAFLARVKHVVGAAQAAGLNVILDSHNFESMHSDPIGSAPRFAGIWKQIGVAFAGQPTATLWFELENEPHDKFTNANLLEALSPALAAVRATNPDRPVIIGGEYWSGIDSLATLTLPDDPNVYPTFHYYEPFQFTHQGAEWVDPSPPLGRAYGIGDDAERLVRDVQKIRDYTARTGLLPFMGETGAHTTVPLDQRVQYHAAVTKAFAPLGVGMCMWAYTNTFPFYDSDKKAWLPGLRGAVGLPDATTAPASAAASPAPVAAGERQPTAELQALDDSLPGTLINDPSALDWSTFGTIMKSKIVKSADIPGGGAAMQFTLQSLGVAAYDAGANVPIRTALRGKGDYVAAFWARTVKSDAPDGKGRIGVRFQQNVAPYAGFGDTVLTVGSEWRLYEIAATADRDVPRGQAVLGLQLAGARQTVEIGQVIVVEGAKSIRQAAAPAVPAADPELPPQLVGKGDLLNDPANRDWLLYGKKQVAKATTTNVYGRVGTLLTVSAAGTNAYDAGAAVPLRDGIAVGDRLRIAILARTVSASTPDGQGKLTIRVQQNGAPYDGFADNILVVGPNWRLYQIGTTASLALAAGKGQLALHTAGAAQAIEIGPVYVLREGTPSAGMGE, from the coding sequence ATGAAGAAGGCGATGGTCCTGATCGCGGCGATGACGTGCCTGTCGTTGCCCGCCGCCGGTCTGGCGGCGCCGCGCGGCCTGCCGGTCGGCCAGTGCATCAACATGGGCAACAGCCTCGAGCCGCCGACCGAAACGGGATGGGGCGGGCATGCGATCGCCGATGCGGATTTCGCCAATATCGCCGGGGCGGGTTTCAAGACGATCCGCCTGCCGGTGCGGTGGGACAGCCATGCCGCGAAGAATGCCCCCTATACGATCGAACCCGCCTTCCTCGCGCGCGTGAAGCATGTCGTCGGCGCGGCGCAGGCGGCGGGGCTGAACGTCATCCTCGACAGCCATAATTTCGAATCGATGCACAGCGACCCGATCGGCAGCGCCCCCCGCTTCGCCGGCATCTGGAAACAGATCGGGGTCGCCTTTGCCGGGCAGCCGACCGCGACGCTGTGGTTCGAACTCGAGAATGAACCGCACGACAAATTCACCAACGCCAACCTGCTCGAAGCCTTGTCGCCGGCGCTCGCCGCGGTGCGCGCGACCAATCCCGACCGGCCGGTGATCATCGGCGGCGAATATTGGAGCGGGATCGATTCCCTCGCGACGCTCACGCTGCCCGACGATCCGAATGTCTATCCGACTTTTCACTATTATGAGCCGTTCCAGTTCACCCATCAGGGCGCCGAATGGGTCGATCCGTCGCCGCCGCTCGGTCGCGCCTATGGCATCGGCGACGATGCCGAACGGCTGGTGCGCGATGTCCAGAAGATTCGCGATTACACCGCGCGCACCGGCCTGCTGCCCTTCATGGGTGAGACGGGCGCGCATACGACGGTGCCGCTCGACCAACGGGTGCAATATCATGCCGCGGTGACCAAGGCCTTCGCCCCGCTCGGCGTCGGCATGTGCATGTGGGCCTATACCAACACCTTTCCCTTCTATGACAGCGACAAGAAGGCGTGGCTGCCCGGACTGCGCGGCGCGGTCGGGCTTCCCGATGCGACCACCGCGCCGGCATCCGCCGCCGCGTCGCCGGCCCCTGTCGCGGCCGGCGAGCGGCAACCTACAGCCGAACTGCAGGCGCTCGACGACAGCCTGCCGGGCACTCTGATCAACGACCCGTCGGCGCTCGACTGGTCGACCTTCGGCACGATCATGAAATCGAAGATCGTCAAATCGGCGGATATTCCCGGCGGCGGCGCGGCGATGCAATTCACGCTGCAGTCGCTGGGCGTCGCGGCCTATGACGCCGGCGCCAATGTCCCGATTCGCACCGCGCTGCGCGGCAAGGGCGATTATGTCGCGGCCTTCTGGGCGCGCACGGTCAAGTCCGACGCGCCCGACGGCAAGGGGCGGATCGGCGTCCGCTTTCAGCAGAATGTCGCGCCCTATGCGGGGTTCGGCGACACCGTCCTGACCGTCGGGTCCGAATGGCGGCTCTACGAAATCGCCGCGACGGCCGATCGCGATGTGCCCAGGGGGCAGGCGGTGCTCGGACTCCAGTTGGCGGGTGCGCGGCAGACGGTCGAGATCGGCCAGGTGATCGTCGTCGAGGGCGCCAAATCGATCCGTCAGGCCGCGGCGCCGGCGGTGCCCGCCGCCGACCCCGAACTGCCGCCGCAACTGGTGGGCAAGGGCGACCTGCTCAACGATCCGGCGAACCGCGACTGGCTGCTCTATGGCAAGAAACAGGTGGCGAAGGCGACGACGACCAACGTCTATGGCCGCGTCGGGACCTTGCTGACGGTCAGCGCGGCGGGGACCAACGCCTATGACGCGGGCGCCGCCGTCCCGCTGCGCGATGGGATCGCGGTTGGCGACCGGCTGCGCATCGCGATCCTCGCGCGCACCGTGTCGGCATCGACCCCCGACGGACAGGGCAAGCTGACGATCCGGGTGCAGCAGAATGGCGCGCCCTATGACGGTTTTGCCGACAATATATTGGTCGTCGGGCCGAACTGGCGGCTCTACCAGATCGGGACCACCGCATCGCTGGCGCTCGCCGCGGGCAAGGGACAGCTCGCGCTGCACACCGCCGGAGCGGCGCAGGCGATCGAGATCGGCCCCGTCTATGTCTTGCGCGAAGGGACGCCTTCGGCTGGAATGGGGGAATGA
- a CDS encoding YeiH family protein: MAADLYGEMQLEAHPPARHSARDYMHGVLVTAIAALAAAWLADHYAVPLVLMGLLIGLALSFLSQDKRTHAGLDLMSQTALRIGIVLVGARITAAQLVDLGPLPFALLVAIMIAVIVITVASARLFRQDRHAALLAGGATAICGASAALALYSLIGDKRVDQARFTLTLVGITVASALAMTLYPVLAAQLGLTDAQAGFLIGASIHDVAQAIGGGFSFSAPAGEVATIVKLTRVALLAPMLMLVGLWLAHSKDDAAGKTRIPLRLPWFILGFLAIAAINSLVAIPKPFTDGAATAAQALLLLAIVATAMKARLHLLLDQGWRSFAPIIVATVTSFLLSLGGALLL; encoded by the coding sequence ATGGCCGCCGACCTCTATGGCGAAATGCAGCTCGAGGCGCATCCGCCCGCGCGGCACAGCGCGCGCGACTATATGCACGGCGTCCTCGTCACCGCGATCGCCGCCCTCGCCGCCGCCTGGCTCGCCGACCATTATGCCGTACCGCTGGTGCTGATGGGGCTGCTGATCGGGCTGGCACTCTCTTTCCTGTCGCAGGACAAGCGCACCCACGCCGGACTCGACCTGATGTCGCAGACCGCGCTTCGCATCGGAATCGTCCTTGTCGGCGCCCGCATCACCGCCGCGCAGCTCGTCGATCTCGGGCCGCTGCCCTTCGCGCTGCTGGTCGCGATCATGATCGCGGTGATCGTCATCACCGTCGCCAGCGCGCGACTGTTCCGGCAGGACCGCCACGCCGCGCTTCTCGCGGGCGGCGCGACCGCGATCTGCGGCGCCTCGGCGGCGCTCGCGCTTTATTCGCTGATCGGCGACAAGCGCGTCGACCAGGCGCGCTTCACTTTGACCCTCGTCGGCATCACGGTCGCCAGCGCGCTCGCGATGACGCTCTATCCGGTGCTCGCGGCGCAACTCGGGCTGACCGACGCGCAGGCGGGATTCCTGATCGGCGCGTCGATCCATGACGTCGCGCAGGCGATCGGCGGCGGATTTTCCTTCTCGGCGCCCGCCGGCGAGGTCGCGACGATCGTCAAACTGACCCGCGTCGCGCTGCTCGCACCGATGCTGATGCTCGTCGGGCTGTGGCTGGCGCACAGCAAGGACGATGCGGCGGGCAAGACGCGCATCCCGCTACGCCTGCCCTGGTTCATCCTCGGCTTTCTCGCCATCGCCGCGATCAATTCGCTCGTCGCGATTCCCAAGCCGTTCACCGACGGGGCGGCGACCGCGGCGCAGGCGCTGCTGTTGCTCGCGATCGTCGCGACCGCGATGAAGGCGCGGCTGCATTTGCTGCTCGACCAGGGCTGGCGCAGCTTCGCGCCGATCATCGTCGCGACGGTGACAAGTTTCCTGCTGTCGTTGGGGGGCGCACTGTTGCTGTGA
- a CDS encoding tryptophan halogenase family protein translates to MTDPIRTIVIVGGGTAGWMAAAAAARFLNDGQRRILLVESDAIGTVGVGEATIPPIRDFNNMLGIDEAEFLRETGATFKLGIEFVDWGALGERYLHPFGDPGHNFEGIAFHQYWLKHRHDPRIGAFTDYFITAAAVRHRGCAPQSGDPRSPLHQMAAAYHFDAALYASYLRRRAEAQGVERIEGRITGVARDGGSGHVAALRLADGRDVAGDFFIDCSGFVSLLLGKEMGVAYRDWSRWLPCDRAFAVPSARTDPLIPATRATAHGFGWQWRIPLQHRTGNGIVWSSAHAGDDEARDTLLANLDSEELAEPRQLRFTAGVRERLWEGNVVALGLAGGFIEPLESTSIHLIQTGINKLFWLFPDRSFSAVERDEYNRLMIDQYEYVRDFIILHYKATARTDTSFWRDMAAMEIPDSLAQKIELFRTKGRIRRFDHDLFGVANWAAVMLGQNIVPDGYDPLVDATDDDRIIAAMERIASVFDQQARAMPPHADYIARLVAR, encoded by the coding sequence ATGACCGATCCCATCCGCACCATCGTCATCGTCGGCGGCGGCACCGCCGGCTGGATGGCCGCCGCCGCCGCGGCGCGCTTTCTGAACGACGGCCAGCGACGCATCCTGCTCGTCGAATCCGATGCGATCGGCACCGTCGGGGTCGGCGAGGCGACGATCCCGCCGATCCGCGATTTCAACAACATGCTCGGCATCGACGAGGCCGAGTTCCTCCGCGAAACCGGCGCGACCTTCAAGCTGGGGATCGAGTTCGTCGACTGGGGCGCGCTTGGCGAGCGCTATCTCCACCCGTTCGGCGATCCGGGGCATAATTTCGAAGGCATCGCCTTTCACCAATATTGGCTGAAGCACCGCCACGATCCGCGCATCGGGGCCTTTACCGACTATTTCATCACCGCCGCCGCGGTGCGCCATCGCGGCTGTGCGCCGCAAAGCGGCGACCCGCGCTCGCCGCTCCACCAGATGGCGGCGGCCTATCATTTCGACGCCGCGCTTTACGCGTCCTATCTTCGCCGCCGCGCCGAGGCGCAGGGGGTCGAGCGCATCGAGGGGCGGATCACGGGCGTCGCGCGCGATGGCGGGAGCGGTCATGTCGCGGCGTTGCGCCTCGCCGACGGGCGCGATGTCGCGGGCGATTTCTTCATCGACTGCTCGGGTTTCGTCAGCCTGCTTCTGGGCAAGGAAATGGGGGTCGCCTATCGCGACTGGTCGCGCTGGCTGCCCTGCGACCGCGCGTTCGCGGTGCCGTCGGCGCGGACCGATCCGCTGATCCCCGCGACGCGCGCCACCGCGCATGGTTTCGGATGGCAATGGCGCATCCCGCTCCAGCACCGCACCGGCAACGGCATCGTCTGGTCGAGCGCCCATGCCGGCGACGACGAAGCGCGCGACACGCTGCTCGCCAATCTGGACAGCGAAGAACTCGCCGAACCGCGCCAGCTGCGCTTCACCGCCGGGGTGCGCGAGCGTTTGTGGGAGGGCAATGTCGTCGCGCTGGGACTCGCCGGCGGCTTCATCGAACCGCTCGAATCGACGAGCATCCATCTGATCCAGACCGGGATCAACAAGCTGTTCTGGCTGTTCCCCGACAGGAGCTTCAGCGCGGTCGAGCGCGACGAATATAACCGGCTGATGATCGATCAATATGAATATGTCCGCGACTTCATCATATTGCATTACAAGGCGACCGCGCGCACCGACACGTCCTTCTGGCGCGACATGGCGGCGATGGAGATCCCCGACAGCCTGGCACAGAAGATCGAACTGTTCCGCACCAAGGGCCGCATCCGCCGTTTCGACCACGACCTGTTCGGCGTCGCCAACTGGGCGGCGGTGATGCTGGGGCAGAATATTGTACCCGACGGCTATGACCCGCTGGTCGATGCGACCGACGACGACCGGATCATCGCCGCGATGGAGCGGATCGCGTCGGTGTTCGATCAGCAGGCCCGCGCGATGCCGCCGCACGCCGACTATATCGCGCGGCTGGTCGCGCGTTAA
- a CDS encoding aldose 1-epimerase has translation MRPAPPFDTLRLTAGAAELVLAPAAGGAILSWRVDGQPMLHGARAAAAPGWNPLDMASFPLVPFSNRIGSGAFLWDGVRHQLPPSALPDRHAIHGVGWRRAWRVIESAADRALLRHEHEASADWPWAYAAEQRFRLTAFGLEIAMTATNAADRPVPLAFGLHPYFDAAGAHLRFAASPIWRSGIDGLPVRSEPPGADRDFREGLAVAATDLDNGYDGWGGRAAIWWADRPYALRITSDLPCAVVYTPASADFFCFEPVPHSNNALNLAGEGRAMPVVTPGEAFSADVRFEVLPREAVQ, from the coding sequence ATGAGGCCAGCGCCGCCGTTCGACACATTGCGATTGACGGCGGGCGCGGCGGAACTGGTGCTGGCCCCCGCCGCCGGCGGCGCCATCCTGTCGTGGCGGGTCGATGGCCAGCCGATGCTCCACGGCGCGCGAGCGGCGGCGGCCCCGGGCTGGAACCCGCTCGACATGGCGAGTTTCCCGCTCGTGCCCTTCTCGAACCGCATCGGCAGCGGCGCCTTTCTGTGGGATGGTGTCCGTCACCAACTGCCGCCAAGCGCCTTGCCCGACCGCCATGCGATCCACGGCGTCGGTTGGCGGCGGGCGTGGCGGGTGATCGAAAGCGCCGCCGACCGCGCGCTGCTGCGTCACGAACATGAAGCCAGTGCCGACTGGCCATGGGCCTATGCCGCCGAGCAGCGGTTTCGGCTGACCGCGTTCGGGCTGGAGATCGCGATGACCGCGACCAATGCCGCCGATCGCCCGGTGCCGCTGGCGTTCGGCCTGCACCCCTATTTCGACGCGGCGGGGGCGCATCTGCGATTTGCCGCGTCGCCGATCTGGCGGTCGGGCATCGACGGCCTGCCCGTGCGGTCCGAGCCGCCCGGCGCGGACCGCGATTTTCGCGAGGGCCTGGCGGTGGCGGCGACCGACCTCGACAATGGTTATGACGGCTGGGGCGGGCGCGCCGCGATATGGTGGGCCGATCGCCCCTATGCGCTGCGCATCACCTCCGACCTGCCGTGCGCCGTCGTCTACACCCCGGCGTCGGCGGACTTCTTCTGCTTCGAGCCGGTGCCGCACAGCAACAATGCGCTGAACCTTGCGGGCGAAGGCCGCGCGATGCCGGTCGTGACGCCCGGCGAGGCCTTTTCCGCCGATGTCCGCTTCGAAGTCCTGCCCCGCGAGGCCGTCCAATGA
- a CDS encoding zinc-ribbon domain-containing protein has protein sequence MILACPSCHTRYVVPDTAIGANGRTVRCANCRHSWFQEPAAPGEMLLTDAAVAAPDAPAAPAVPEAPVAAAPPPASPPPTPAIARAPAETPPSAAFAAPPVEQKVTVTDAEAPLPFRRPRRNPAKRWTLIAAGAAALMVAATAGLYYFGLPSWAQGLGIPGLADEPDLVIELPPNQDHRELADGTIYFAASGVIINPTDREQRVPPILAELRDAQGTIVYSWTIKPPVRMLPPNEKVNFSEAKLDIPRRASQLTVSWALPKN, from the coding sequence ATGATCCTCGCCTGCCCGTCCTGTCACACCCGCTATGTCGTTCCCGATACGGCGATCGGCGCCAACGGCCGCACCGTGCGCTGCGCCAATTGCCGTCATAGCTGGTTCCAGGAACCCGCGGCGCCGGGCGAGATGCTGTTGACCGACGCGGCGGTTGCGGCACCCGATGCGCCCGCCGCACCGGCGGTGCCCGAGGCCCCCGTCGCGGCGGCGCCGCCGCCCGCCTCGCCGCCGCCGACACCCGCGATCGCGCGCGCGCCGGCCGAAACCCCGCCGTCCGCCGCGTTCGCCGCGCCCCCGGTCGAGCAGAAGGTTACGGTCACCGACGCCGAGGCGCCGCTGCCTTTCCGCCGCCCGCGCCGCAACCCGGCGAAGCGCTGGACGCTGATCGCCGCGGGCGCCGCCGCGCTGATGGTCGCCGCGACCGCGGGCCTTTATTATTTCGGGCTGCCGAGCTGGGCGCAGGGGCTGGGCATTCCCGGCCTCGCCGACGAACCCGACCTCGTCATCGAATTGCCGCCGAACCAGGATCATCGCGAACTGGCCGACGGGACGATCTATTTCGCCGCGTCGGGGGTGATCATCAATCCGACCGACCGCGAACAGCGCGTGCCGCCGATCCTCGCCGAGCTGCGCGATGCGCAGGGCACGATCGTCTATAGCTGGACGATCAAGCCGCCGGTGCGGATGCTGCCCCCGAACGAGAAGGTCAATTTCAGCGAGGCCAAGCTCGACATCCCGCGCCGCGCATCGCAGCTGACGGTCAGCTGGGCGCTGCCGAAGAACTGA